A genome region from Arachis duranensis cultivar V14167 chromosome 6, aradu.V14167.gnm2.J7QH, whole genome shotgun sequence includes the following:
- the LOC107494200 gene encoding uncharacterized protein LOC107494200, giving the protein MKDILSHKKDWREVETVLLTEEYSVVIQRNLPEKLQDPGSFVIPCNLGDAKPKRALCDLETSINLIPVSLIKKLDLHQEIKPTRISLQLADSSAKIPSRVIEDIIVRVRPFAFPTNFVVLEMEEHHPREIFPGHMKDPH; this is encoded by the coding sequence ATGAAGGACATCCTAAGTCACAAGAAGGACTGGAGGGAAGTAGAAACAGTCCTCCTCACCGAAGAATACAGTGTAGTCATCCAAAGGAACCTTCCAGAAAAACTACAAGACCCTGGAAGCTTTGTAATACCATGCAACCTTGGAGATGCCAAGCCAAAGAGGGCTCTATGTGATTTGGAGAcaagtatcaacttaataccAGTCTCACTGATAAAGAAACTCGACCTACACCAAGAAATCAAGCCCACCCGCATAAGCCTTCAGTTAGCTGACAGCTCAGCTAAGATTCCATCAAGAGTAATTGAAGACATAATAGTAAGGGTTAGACCCTTTGCATTCCCTACAAACTTTGTAGTCTTAGAGATGGAAGAACATCATCCTAGGGAGATTTTTCCTGGCCACATGAAGGACCCTCATTGA